In Deltaproteobacteria bacterium, the following proteins share a genomic window:
- a CDS encoding winged helix-turn-helix transcriptional regulator: MMANFVRAFRALGDATRQKMLALLERKGELCVSELAQNFDMTQPSISHHLRILKDAGLVTAHKRGKEVYYAINPDELTKCCGLFFADFACCRPMLKNVRRRSRALAEGES, from the coding sequence ATGATGGCGAACTTCGTTCGTGCTTTCCGCGCCCTCGGCGACGCGACACGGCAGAAGATGCTGGCCCTGCTGGAGCGCAAGGGCGAGCTGTGTGTCTCCGAGCTGGCGCAGAACTTCGACATGACCCAGCCGTCGATCTCCCACCACCTGCGCATCCTCAAGGACGCCGGCCTGGTCACCGCCCACAAACGCGGCAAGGAGGTCTACTACGCGATCAATCCCGACGAACTCACCAAGTGTTGTGGCTTGTTCTTCGCGGACTTCGCGTGCTGCCGGCCGATGCTCAAGAACGTGCGGCGAAGATCGCGAGCATTGGCTGAAGGAGAATCGTAA